The sequence GACGACGGAGCGACAGCGAGTACCAATCCATAGTGAATGGAGTACCACTCCATGTATTAATAACTAAAGAGTACTACTCCATAGAAAATTGATTACCAACTTATTAGCAGATTCTCTCCCAAGTAGTGTAGATGAGAAAAATAAAGCACAAAACAACCCCCTAAAATCTAATTTTAGGGGGTTTATTATTAAAAATTATCTAATAGCTGTGCTTGTGCGTCGACACGTTCTTTAATTTTAGCTACAAATTCTGTGGGGCTTGTAACGGTTATAAAGGGTCCAAATGATAGTAGGCGAATGAGTAGTTCTGTTTCATCGCCAAGATAATAGTGAATTGTGAGTTGATAGCGCGTATCATCTAAACGTTGTGTGCTTTTATTGTAGTCAGCAAAATGTAGCATGCTGCGTTCTAAGGCTTTGCGTTTATCAACAAGAATACAAGTCATCTGTGCTTGTCTACGCCGTGCTGTAATTGGTAATTCAAGGTACTTGCGTGTCGCCTTAGCTGGATGAACAGTAAGCATACGATTGAGATTCAGTGTGACTTCAAAGCGACTGTTGCGTAACAAGCGCCATGCACGTAAGCGAAAGAGATTGTTTTTCTGTGAATATTCCAGTTTAACAGGTAAAAAGAGCGCTTTTTTACTGGGAATATTCGGACGTCGTTGATACTCAATTTTCACAGGTTGCTCTGTGTTTATCGCAGCGAGGAGTTGTTTAAAATGAGCGTGTTGTTGTTTTTGCTCAACCAGCGAGTCTACTTGGTTAAAATGATCATAATAAGTCACCGCTTCTAAATCAAATAAAGGTTCAACATGGATAAGTTGCTGTTGTAATTCTGCAATCTCAGCCTTATCCAAAAAGAATAATAATCGAGGATCATTTATAAGTGTCTTTAGCCACCGTCTCTCTATATTGGTATTTATAAGCGGTGTTTTATTTTGTGTGATAGGAGACCAATGATCTATCGTTTCTTCTTTTAACAAATACCATGGGGTGCGCTGATTTGTTAATGAAGGCAATAGTTGAAACGCTGTCTCGTCAAATCCTTGCTCTTTGATGAGGCATTCCAGTTCTTTTACCGTCAAAGTCTGCTGTTTACTTAAAATTGTTCGAACAATAGTGAAATAGGTGCCATGAACTTCGTGAAATAAAGAATCAGTCATGAATACCATCCTCCTCAGGCGTGTGATAAAGCGTAATTAACTCTTTCATATCATCAATGAAGTGCGCTTTCCAAGTGTTATCATTCGTTTCAATCGAAACGATACGCCCAATAAAAGTTCTAAGGAAAGGATTAATCGCATAGAGGTCAATGAGTTCGATTTCAAAAACAACTGTCATAGAATCAAGTCGTTTACTGCTACCCATTCGCTGTTCGCGAGCAAGACGAGTAATTAAATAATCTTCAGTACCTTCTTGAACCCGCAACAACACCCGTAAATGTTTTAAAGGTTGTCTATTAAAGCTGCCATTCCATGACGTATTTTTTTTAAGAGCAAAACGTTGCTTTATTTTAGGATAATTAGTAATGCTGTCCATCATTCTTACTTCTTTAATATTATCCAGTCTTATTGATGTTAATAGTTTTTTGTGCAAGTAGCCCACTAAATATTGGCGACCCGTTTCCGTACTAACATAAAGTGATAAGGGTGTAATATCTGTTTCTTTTCCGTTATATTGCATCACCTTTAAAGAAAAGTGGAGAGAAATTGCTTCTAAACAATTTAGAGCAATTTGTTCGTCAAGGGTATGGACAATAAAATGATGTTTAAAAGCAAAGGGACTCTCACTGTCTGAATCAATTTGATTTAAAAGAAACTGGCCAACGACACCACCAGGCATTACTTCCTTAAAAAAGTGCAGGACGGGGACAAGATTAGCAGAAATGTGTAGCGGTGCTGCTATTTTATAAGACAGTCGCTTTTCATTTTCTACTTCTTGAAGAACTCCTAATTGGCAGTATTCTTTCAGCTTGTTGCGAACAGTAATCTCAGAAAATGTGGGTGCCTCATCAAACTGGCTCAAATAACAATCATGAAGAAGCTCAGTTAATTGTGTGAGTGACAGCAAATTGTCATTAACCAAACAATCAAGAAGTGTGAAATGTAAGAAAATATCATTTTTAGTAAAACTTTTTGTTTGCCATAACTTAAAAAAAGGATTGGCTGCGGGTTGTTGCTGTTTCAATTCTAAACGGATACTTTTACCATTACTATTTTGTTCAGACTCAATGTATTGATGTAAATAACTTTCAATGCGACGACGTTCATTATCGTAACTCCGTAGGCTTTTTTCGCGAAATTCTTCACGAAGTTTAAAACCATTAATGTAGAACTCGCGGGCATACAAACGAATACTATTAAACTCTTTTATTAATTCATTAAACTGTCTGCTCATGTTAAT comes from Brochothrix thermosphacta DSM 20171 = FSL F6-1036 and encodes:
- a CDS encoding WYL domain-containing protein; the protein is MTDSLFHEVHGTYFTIVRTILSKQQTLTVKELECLIKEQGFDETAFQLLPSLTNQRTPWYLLKEETIDHWSPITQNKTPLINTNIERRWLKTLINDPRLLFFLDKAEIAELQQQLIHVEPLFDLEAVTYYDHFNQVDSLVEQKQQHAHFKQLLAAINTEQPVKIEYQRRPNIPSKKALFLPVKLEYSQKNNLFRLRAWRLLRNSRFEVTLNLNRMLTVHPAKATRKYLELPITARRRQAQMTCILVDKRKALERSMLHFADYNKSTQRLDDTRYQLTIHYYLGDETELLIRLLSFGPFITVTSPTEFVAKIKERVDAQAQLLDNF